One segment of Streptomyces sp. NBC_00576 DNA contains the following:
- a CDS encoding antitoxin encodes MGLLDSLKAKLAPAKEKVSDFAHQHEGQIERGLDKAAKVVDEKTKGKYSDKIHTGTGKAKGAVDRLTHKDGDTPDDTFTPPPDAPPPAS; translated from the coding sequence ATGGGTCTGCTGGACAGTCTGAAAGCAAAGCTCGCCCCGGCCAAGGAGAAGGTCTCGGACTTCGCGCACCAGCACGAGGGCCAGATCGAGCGGGGTCTCGACAAGGCCGCGAAGGTGGTCGACGAGAAGACCAAGGGCAAGTACAGCGACAAGATCCATACGGGCACCGGCAAGGCGAAGGGCGCAGTGGACCGGCTCACGCACAAGGACGGTGACACCCCGGACGACACGTTCACGCCACCACCGGACGCGCCGCCACCGGCTTCCTGA
- the miaA gene encoding tRNA (adenosine(37)-N6)-dimethylallyltransferase MiaA: MSSAPPSPRVIAVVGPTAAGKSDLGVFLAQRLGGEVVNADSMQLYRGMDIGTAKLTPEERGGIPHHLLDIWDVTVAASVAEYQRLARERIDALLAEGRWPVLVGGSGLYVRGAVDNLEFPGTDPEVRARLEEEHALRGSGALHARLAAADPEAAQAILPSNGRRIVRALEVIEITGKPFTANLPGHDSVYDTVQIGVDVSRPELDERIARRVDRMWAAGLVDEVRALEVHGLREGLTASRALGYQQVLAVLAGECGEDVARAETVRATKRFARRQDSWFRRDPRVHWLSGAAADLTELPHLALALVERPVTA; the protein is encoded by the coding sequence GTGAGCAGCGCACCCCCCTCCCCCCGAGTCATCGCCGTCGTCGGCCCCACCGCAGCCGGAAAGTCCGATCTGGGCGTCTTTCTGGCTCAGCGTCTCGGCGGAGAGGTCGTCAACGCCGACTCGATGCAGCTTTACCGGGGGATGGACATCGGTACCGCCAAGTTGACGCCCGAGGAGCGCGGCGGCATCCCGCACCACCTCCTGGACATCTGGGACGTGACCGTCGCGGCGAGCGTCGCCGAATACCAGCGCCTCGCGCGCGAGCGGATCGACGCACTGCTCGCCGAGGGGCGCTGGCCGGTCCTGGTCGGCGGCTCCGGCCTGTACGTCCGTGGAGCCGTCGACAACCTGGAGTTCCCCGGCACCGATCCCGAAGTCAGGGCCCGCCTTGAAGAGGAGCACGCCCTGCGCGGCTCCGGCGCCCTGCACGCCCGTCTGGCCGCCGCCGACCCCGAGGCCGCGCAGGCGATCCTGCCCAGCAACGGCCGCCGTATCGTCCGGGCCCTGGAGGTCATCGAGATCACCGGCAAGCCCTTCACCGCCAACCTTCCGGGCCACGACTCCGTGTACGACACCGTGCAGATCGGCGTCGACGTCTCCCGCCCCGAGCTGGACGAGCGCATCGCCCGCCGGGTCGACCGGATGTGGGCGGCGGGGCTCGTGGACGAGGTGCGCGCGCTGGAGGTGCACGGCCTGCGCGAGGGGCTCACGGCGTCGCGCGCGCTGGGCTACCAGCAGGTGCTCGCTGTGCTCGCCGGGGAGTGCGGTGAGGACGTCGCGCGTGCCGAGACCGTACGCGCCACCAAGCGCTTCGCGCGCCGTCAGGATTCATGGTTCAGGCGCGATCCCCGGGTGCACTGGTTGAGTGGGGCTGCGGCGGATCTCACAGAACTTCCGCACCTCGCACTGGCGTTGGTCGAACGACCGGTCACAGCCTGA
- a CDS encoding RelA/SpoT family protein produces MSAEATNPASPGAVTSSPKLAASLEQDGPPSPRRRTRPRIDLRRLGRAAFLGSATRDRLPDAIGHVAEAHRAHHPDADLEPLRRAYVLAETSHRGQMRKSGEPYITHPLAVTLILAELGAETTTLTASLLHDTVEDTDVTLDQVGEEFGAEVRYIVDGVTKLEKVDYGAAAEPETFRKMLVATGNDVRVMSIKLADRLHNMRTLGVMRPEKQERIAKVTRDVLIPLAERLGVQALKTELEDLVFAILHPEEYQHTRELIVDNASRADDPLAEIADEVRVVLRDSGIQAEVLIRPRHFVSLHRASRKRGRLRGSDFGRVLVLVNEDADCYGVLGELHTCMTPVVSEFKDFIAVPKFNLYQSLHTAVARADGQVAEVLIRTHQMHKAAEAGVIALGNPYAPPSEEQTDTDRARTDLDGDGERIDPTRPGWLSRLLDWQEAAPDPDTFWSTLREDLAQDREITVFRADGGSLGLPEGASCVDAAYAQYGEDAHACIGARVNGRLATLSTVLRDGDTVQLLMGQDPASEPSREWLEHAHTPVARIAIQRWLAAHPVHSDPADAPRTFGAPWEAEEATAEAARAAVDARSAQDDAASPDPAATAVVDQPGATVRLAGCCTPVPPDEVTGFAVRGGVVTVHRVECAGVAHMKSTGRAEVGVHWGDTTEARVTLVAESFGRPHLLADLTEAIALEGVAIVSATVEPPSQQRVRHTYTLQLPDAAHLPALMRAMRNVPGVYDVSRAQHHVAAP; encoded by the coding sequence ATGAGTGCGGAGGCCACGAATCCCGCGAGCCCAGGTGCTGTGACGTCCTCGCCCAAGCTCGCGGCCTCGCTGGAACAGGACGGGCCCCCGTCGCCCCGCCGACGGACCCGCCCCCGGATCGATCTGCGCCGACTCGGCAGAGCGGCGTTCCTCGGCTCCGCGACCCGCGACCGGCTGCCCGACGCCATCGGCCATGTCGCCGAGGCGCACCGAGCCCACCACCCCGACGCCGACCTGGAACCGCTGCGCCGGGCCTACGTCCTGGCCGAGACCTCGCACCGCGGCCAGATGCGCAAGAGCGGCGAGCCGTACATCACGCACCCCCTCGCCGTGACTCTGATCCTCGCCGAACTCGGCGCGGAGACCACGACCTTGACGGCGTCTCTGCTCCACGACACCGTCGAGGACACGGATGTGACGCTGGATCAGGTCGGTGAGGAGTTCGGCGCCGAGGTCCGCTACATCGTCGACGGCGTGACGAAGCTGGAGAAGGTCGACTACGGCGCCGCCGCCGAGCCCGAGACCTTCCGCAAGATGCTGGTCGCCACCGGGAACGACGTGCGCGTGATGTCGATCAAACTCGCCGACCGGCTGCACAACATGCGCACCCTGGGAGTGATGCGCCCCGAGAAGCAGGAGCGCATCGCCAAGGTGACGCGGGACGTGCTCATCCCGCTCGCCGAACGGCTCGGCGTCCAGGCGCTCAAGACCGAACTGGAAGATCTGGTCTTCGCGATCCTGCACCCGGAGGAGTACCAGCACACCCGGGAGCTGATCGTCGACAACGCCTCCCGCGCCGACGACCCGCTCGCCGAGATCGCCGACGAGGTACGCGTGGTGCTGCGCGACTCGGGGATCCAGGCCGAAGTCCTCATCCGGCCACGGCACTTCGTGTCCCTGCACCGGGCGTCGCGCAAACGCGGCCGGCTGCGCGGCTCCGACTTCGGGCGGGTCCTGGTGCTCGTCAACGAGGACGCCGACTGCTACGGCGTACTGGGCGAGCTGCACACCTGCATGACGCCCGTCGTCTCGGAGTTCAAGGACTTCATCGCCGTACCCAAGTTCAACCTCTACCAGTCGCTGCACACGGCCGTCGCCCGTGCGGACGGTCAGGTCGCCGAAGTCCTCATCCGCACCCACCAGATGCACAAGGCCGCCGAGGCCGGAGTCATCGCGCTCGGCAATCCCTACGCTCCTCCTTCGGAGGAGCAGACCGACACTGACCGGGCACGGACCGACCTCGACGGCGACGGCGAGCGCATCGACCCCACCCGGCCCGGCTGGCTGTCCCGTCTCCTCGACTGGCAGGAGGCCGCGCCCGACCCCGACACCTTCTGGTCCACCCTGCGCGAGGACCTGGCCCAGGACCGCGAGATCACCGTCTTCCGGGCCGACGGAGGCTCGCTGGGGCTGCCAGAGGGCGCGAGTTGCGTGGATGCGGCGTACGCGCAGTACGGAGAGGACGCGCACGCCTGTATCGGCGCCCGGGTCAACGGCCGGCTGGCGACGCTCAGCACGGTCCTGCGGGACGGCGACACCGTCCAGCTCCTCATGGGGCAGGACCCGGCCTCCGAGCCCTCCAGGGAGTGGCTGGAGCACGCGCACACACCCGTCGCCAGGATCGCCATCCAGCGCTGGCTGGCCGCCCACCCCGTGCACAGCGATCCGGCGGACGCGCCGAGGACCTTCGGTGCCCCCTGGGAAGCCGAGGAGGCCACCGCCGAGGCCGCCCGCGCGGCCGTCGACGCCCGCTCGGCCCAGGACGATGCCGCGTCCCCCGACCCCGCCGCGACCGCCGTCGTCGACCAGCCCGGCGCGACCGTACGGCTCGCCGGTTGCTGTACGCCCGTACCGCCCGACGAGGTCACCGGCTTCGCCGTGCGCGGGGGAGTGGTGACCGTCCACCGGGTGGAGTGCGCCGGGGTGGCGCACATGAAGAGCACGGGGCGCGCGGAGGTCGGGGTGCACTGGGGGGACACCACCGAGGCCCGCGTCACCCTGGTCGCCGAATCGTTCGGGCGGCCCCATCTGCTGGCCGACCTCACCGAGGCCATCGCCCTGGAGGGCGTCGCGATCGTCTCGGCGACCGTCGAACCCCCCAGCCAGCAGCGCGTACGCCACACCTACACGCTCCAACTCCCGGACGCGGCGCACCTTCCGGCCCTCATGCGGGCCATGCGCAACGTGCCGGGCGTGTACGACGTGAGCCGGGCGCAGCATCACGTGGCGGCTCCCTGA
- the dapF gene encoding diaminopimelate epimerase, translated as MSMRIAFLKGHGTENDFVIVPDPENVIDLPPAAVAVLCDRRAGIGGDGLLHVVRSAAHPEARGMAAEAEWFMDYRNGDGSIAEMCGNGVRVFARYLQRAGHVTEGDLKVATRGGVKVVHLAKEGDVTVGMGKAFLPEGEVTVRVDERSWPARNVNMGNPHAVAFVDDLAHAGNLFTPPPFSPAAVYPDGVNVEFVVDRGPRHVALRVHERGAGETRSCGTGACAVAVATARRDGADPAVTGTPVTYTVDVPGGRLVITERADGEIEMTGPAVIVAEGEIDAEWLENAIN; from the coding sequence ATGAGCATGCGGATCGCCTTCCTCAAGGGTCACGGGACCGAGAACGACTTCGTGATCGTCCCCGACCCCGAGAACGTCATCGACCTCCCCCCGGCCGCCGTCGCCGTCCTGTGCGACCGGCGTGCGGGCATCGGGGGTGACGGACTGTTGCACGTCGTACGGTCCGCCGCGCACCCCGAGGCCAGGGGCATGGCGGCCGAGGCGGAGTGGTTCATGGACTACCGCAACGGCGACGGCTCGATCGCGGAGATGTGCGGCAACGGGGTGCGGGTTTTCGCGCGCTACCTCCAGCGGGCCGGACACGTGACCGAAGGGGACCTCAAGGTCGCCACGCGCGGGGGCGTGAAGGTCGTGCACCTCGCCAAGGAGGGCGACGTCACCGTGGGTATGGGCAAGGCGTTCCTCCCCGAAGGGGAGGTCACCGTGCGTGTCGATGAGCGCAGCTGGCCCGCGCGGAACGTGAACATGGGCAACCCGCACGCGGTCGCCTTCGTGGACGATCTCGCGCACGCTGGAAACCTGTTCACCCCGCCGCCGTTCAGCCCCGCAGCCGTCTATCCGGACGGGGTCAACGTCGAGTTCGTGGTCGACCGGGGCCCGCGACACGTCGCGCTGCGCGTGCACGAGCGCGGTGCCGGTGAGACCCGCTCGTGCGGCACGGGCGCGTGTGCCGTCGCCGTGGCCACCGCCCGGCGCGACGGCGCCGACCCGGCTGTGACCGGGACCCCGGTGACGTACACCGTAGATGTGCCCGGCGGGCGCCTGGTGATCACCGAGAGGGCCGACGGCGAGATCGAGATGACCGGGCCCGCGGTGATCGTCGCCGAGGGCGAGATCGACGCGGAGTGGCTGGAAAACGCGATCAACTGA
- the miaB gene encoding tRNA (N6-isopentenyl adenosine(37)-C2)-methylthiotransferase MiaB, with amino-acid sequence MSSSDRIQAVDVKTYEVRTYGCQMNVHDSERLSGLLENAGYVRAPKDADGDADVVVFNTCAVRENADNKLYGNLGRLAPMKTKRPGMQIAVGGCLAQKDRDTIVKRAPWVDVVFGTHNIGKLPVLLERARVQEEAQVEIAESLEAFPSTLPTRRESAYAAWVSISVGCNNTCTFCIVPALRGKEKDRRTGDILAEIEALVGEGVSEITLLGQNVNAYGSDIGDREAFSKLLRACGKIDGLERVRFTSPHPRDFTDDVIAAMAETPNVMPQLHMPMQSGSDTILKAMRRSYRQERYLGIIEKVRAAIPHAAITSDIIVGFPGETEEDFEQTMHAVREARFAQAFTFQYSKRPGTPAATMENQIPKEVVQARYLRLAALQEEISWNENKKQVGRTVELMVAEGEGRKDGATHRLSGRAPDNRLVHFTQPETAVRPGDVVTVEITYAAPHHLLAEGAVLDVRPTRAGDAWEKRNTAEAAKPAGVMLGLPTVGAPTPLPVPTGSGCGCD; translated from the coding sequence ATGAGCAGCAGTGACCGGATCCAGGCCGTGGACGTCAAGACATACGAAGTGCGCACCTATGGGTGCCAGATGAACGTTCACGATTCCGAGCGATTGTCCGGACTGCTCGAAAACGCCGGTTATGTGCGTGCGCCCAAGGATGCGGACGGTGACGCGGACGTCGTCGTCTTCAACACCTGCGCCGTGCGCGAGAACGCCGACAACAAGCTGTACGGCAACCTCGGCCGGCTCGCGCCGATGAAGACGAAGCGTCCTGGGATGCAGATCGCCGTGGGCGGCTGCCTGGCGCAGAAGGACCGCGACACCATCGTGAAGCGGGCGCCCTGGGTGGACGTCGTCTTCGGTACGCACAACATCGGCAAGCTGCCCGTCCTGCTGGAACGCGCGCGCGTGCAGGAAGAGGCGCAGGTCGAGATCGCCGAGTCGCTGGAGGCGTTCCCGTCGACGCTGCCGACGCGGCGCGAGAGCGCGTACGCGGCGTGGGTCTCGATCTCCGTCGGCTGCAACAACACGTGCACCTTCTGTATCGTCCCGGCCCTGCGCGGCAAGGAGAAGGACCGCCGCACCGGCGACATCCTCGCCGAGATCGAGGCACTGGTCGGCGAGGGCGTCTCGGAGATCACCCTGCTCGGCCAGAACGTCAACGCGTACGGCTCCGACATCGGCGACCGCGAGGCCTTCAGCAAGCTGCTGCGGGCCTGCGGGAAGATCGACGGCCTGGAGCGCGTCCGCTTCACCTCCCCGCACCCGCGAGACTTCACCGACGACGTCATCGCCGCCATGGCCGAGACACCGAACGTGATGCCGCAGCTCCACATGCCCATGCAGTCAGGCTCGGACACGATCCTGAAGGCGATGCGCCGCTCGTACCGCCAGGAGCGCTACCTGGGGATCATCGAGAAGGTGCGGGCCGCCATTCCGCACGCGGCGATCACCAGCGACATCATCGTGGGCTTCCCCGGGGAGACCGAGGAGGACTTCGAGCAGACGATGCACGCGGTTCGCGAGGCGCGGTTCGCGCAGGCGTTCACCTTCCAGTACTCCAAGCGGCCCGGCACCCCCGCCGCCACGATGGAGAACCAGATCCCCAAGGAGGTCGTCCAGGCGCGTTACCTGCGACTCGCGGCCCTCCAGGAGGAGATCTCCTGGAACGAGAACAAGAAGCAGGTCGGCCGCACCGTGGAGCTGATGGTCGCCGAGGGCGAGGGCCGCAAGGACGGCGCCACCCACCGGCTCTCCGGCCGCGCCCCCGACAACCGCCTGGTCCACTTCACCCAACCGGAGACCGCGGTGCGCCCCGGGGATGTGGTCACGGTCGAGATCACATACGCCGCCCCGCACCACCTCCTCGCCGAGGGCGCCGTCCTCGATGTGCGGCCCACGCGCGCGGGTGACGCCTGGGAGAAGCGCAACACCGCGGAGGCCGCGAAGCCGGCGGGCGTGATGCTGGGACTGCCGACGGTCGGCGCGCCGACTCCGCTGCCGGTGCCGACGGGGAGCGGCTGCGGCTGCGACTGA
- a CDS encoding TAXI family TRAP transporter solute-binding subunit, which yields MFKVLRIRRRQALLGSAAGFVVFGLLLWWLLPLDEDPPAGTITFSTGSPAGVYQQYGSGLSTAFAKDMPNLNVRMETSQGSQENVERVATGDADFTIAAADAVETYKLRKLPGADSLRGVARLYDDYVQLVVPRDSKISTVQDLRGKRVSIGLENSGVRLIASRVLAAAGLDPAKDIKPFAEGIDTGPGRLQHDQIDAFFWSGGLPTNGLVQLAKTFAFRFVPLDADLVTKLHEQGGASRYYRATNMPESAYPSIQDGSTVATIAVSNLLMTREDEDPRLTEWLTRSVINSRDRIGADVHSAQLVDLRTAIYTDPLTLHDGARRYYRSVKP from the coding sequence ATGTTCAAGGTGCTCCGGATCCGCAGGCGGCAGGCTCTCCTGGGCTCGGCCGCCGGTTTCGTGGTCTTCGGGCTGCTGCTGTGGTGGCTGCTGCCGCTGGACGAGGATCCTCCGGCCGGGACGATCACGTTCAGCACCGGGTCACCTGCCGGCGTCTACCAGCAGTACGGCTCGGGGCTCAGCACGGCCTTCGCGAAGGACATGCCGAACCTGAACGTACGGATGGAGACCAGCCAGGGATCGCAGGAGAACGTCGAGCGGGTGGCCACGGGCGACGCCGACTTCACCATCGCGGCGGCCGACGCGGTGGAGACGTACAAGCTGAGGAAGTTGCCGGGGGCCGACTCGCTGCGTGGGGTCGCGCGCCTCTACGACGACTATGTGCAGCTTGTCGTGCCGCGCGACTCCAAGATCTCGACCGTGCAGGACCTGCGGGGCAAGCGGGTGTCCATAGGACTGGAGAACTCCGGCGTACGGCTGATCGCGAGCAGGGTGCTCGCCGCCGCCGGTCTCGACCCGGCCAAGGACATCAAGCCCTTCGCCGAAGGCATCGACACCGGGCCCGGGCGGCTCCAGCACGACCAGATCGACGCCTTCTTCTGGTCGGGCGGGCTGCCCACGAACGGCTTGGTGCAGTTGGCGAAGACCTTCGCCTTCCGCTTCGTCCCGCTCGACGCGGACCTGGTCACCAAGCTGCACGAACAGGGCGGAGCCTCCCGTTACTACCGGGCCACCAACATGCCCGAGTCGGCCTACCCGTCCATCCAGGACGGCTCGACCGTGGCGACGATCGCGGTGTCCAACCTCCTCATGACGCGCGAGGACGAGGACCCGAGGCTCACCGAGTGGCTGACCCGGTCGGTGATCAACAGCCGGGACCGCATCGGCGCCGACGTCCACTCCGCACAGCTCGTGGACCTGCGGACCGCCATCTACACCGACCCGCTGACCCTGCACGACGGCGCCCGGCGCTACTACCGCTCGGTCAAGCCGTAG
- a CDS encoding MazG nucleotide pyrophosphohydrolase domain-containing protein yields the protein MRPGTSPSSAPFSPADLVREFHLAFGLDARSTPAEVSPKLAAHRGELLAEEAAEVAEVAVTGPLDRLAHELADVVYVAYGTALVHGIDLDAVIAEIHRANMTKLGPDGLVARRADGKVLKGDHYRAPDVGAVLRRQGWNAGER from the coding sequence ATGCGCCCCGGTACATCTCCTTCCTCCGCTCCCTTTTCGCCCGCCGACCTCGTCCGGGAGTTCCACCTCGCCTTCGGCCTCGACGCCCGCAGTACGCCTGCCGAGGTCTCCCCGAAGCTCGCGGCGCACCGGGGCGAGCTGCTCGCGGAGGAGGCCGCGGAGGTCGCCGAGGTCGCGGTCACGGGCCCGCTGGACCGGCTGGCGCACGAGCTGGCCGATGTCGTGTACGTCGCGTACGGCACGGCCCTGGTCCACGGCATCGACCTCGACGCGGTCATCGCGGAGATCCACCGCGCCAACATGACGAAGCTGGGCCCCGACGGCCTGGTCGCCCGCAGGGCCGACGGCAAGGTACTCAAGGGCGACCACTACCGGGCCCCGGATGTCGGAGCCGTCCTGCGCCGCCAGGGGTGGAACGCGGGCGAGCGGTGA
- a CDS encoding class III extradiol dioxygenase subunit B-like domain-containing protein, whose amino-acid sequence MLVAAAVCPCPPLLVPDVAAGAAPELDAARAACTDALGVLAASRPDRLLVVGPAGQSGRGPHPEGTRGSFRGFGVELDVRLGSGDAGAAAAERELPPSLAVAAWLLERTGWSWTPVEGLGVGEPLATEQCIAVGREISGRAERVALLVMGDASACRTLKAPGYLDERAPGFDEEVGRALGAADVAALKALDAELAYELKVSGRAPWQVLAGAAENTGLAGALLYEDAPYGVGYVVAAWS is encoded by the coding sequence ATGCTTGTCGCCGCCGCCGTCTGCCCCTGCCCGCCGCTCCTCGTACCCGACGTGGCGGCGGGCGCCGCCCCCGAGCTGGACGCCGCCCGCGCCGCCTGTACGGACGCGCTGGGCGTGCTCGCGGCCTCCCGCCCCGACCGCCTGCTGGTCGTAGGGCCCGCCGGGCAGAGCGGGCGCGGACCGCACCCGGAGGGCACGCGGGGCTCGTTCAGGGGCTTCGGTGTGGAACTCGACGTACGCCTGGGTAGCGGCGACGCCGGCGCCGCAGCGGCGGAACGGGAGCTGCCGCCGTCGCTCGCCGTCGCCGCGTGGCTGCTGGAGCGCACCGGCTGGTCCTGGACGCCCGTGGAAGGCCTGGGCGTGGGCGAACCCCTGGCGACCGAGCAGTGCATCGCGGTCGGGAGGGAGATCAGCGGGCGGGCGGAGAGGGTGGCCCTGCTGGTGATGGGCGACGCCAGCGCGTGCCGCACGCTCAAGGCGCCGGGGTACCTGGACGAGCGGGCGCCGGGATTCGACGAGGAGGTCGGGCGGGCGCTGGGGGCGGCGGACGTGGCGGCGCTCAAGGCGCTGGACGCGGAACTGGCGTACGAACTGAAGGTCTCCGGCCGGGCCCCCTGGCAGGTCCTCGCGGGTGCGGCCGAGAACACCGGCCTGGCGGGCGCACTGCTGTACGAGGACGCGCCGTACGGCGTGGGATACGTGGTCGCGGCCTGGTCGTAG